From Halosolutus amylolyticus, a single genomic window includes:
- a CDS encoding M20 family metallopeptidase — protein MTGGDSARASGFDPIEFLETAVQHPSNEDVGPMRAFLCETIEDRGVTPRVDDAGNVLASRGPADADTHVVLNTHIDTVSPHVPFDRDEGDDGSVGDEIVRGRGSCDAKGPLAALLSAFFAIDPDDARVTLAVTPDEEVLSTGAHALVADEPSLTAAADAVIVGEPTDLDVCTAAKGRFQGTVHLSGASAHAAEPQSGTNAIAALEETLGAIRTFDDREDAPPAHPQLGSATLTPTVVEGGESTNQVPADCALTLDRRSVPPETAAAFHDALTDHLEAAVPEDVGVEFRFTDRPTPFLEAWDTDPEARVVDLLADAAGGDVRPFTAATEASYFAADAPTVVFGPGVLADDEGAVAHSPREYVRVSAVEAAARALEETLAALVE, from the coding sequence GTGACCGGGGGCGACTCCGCTCGCGCGAGCGGGTTCGACCCGATCGAGTTCCTCGAGACGGCCGTCCAGCACCCCTCGAACGAGGACGTCGGGCCGATGCGGGCGTTCCTGTGCGAGACGATCGAGGACCGCGGCGTCACGCCGCGGGTCGACGACGCCGGGAACGTCCTCGCGAGTCGCGGGCCGGCCGACGCCGACACCCACGTCGTCCTGAACACGCACATCGACACGGTCTCGCCGCACGTGCCGTTCGATCGCGACGAGGGCGACGACGGATCGGTCGGAGACGAGATCGTCCGCGGCCGCGGCTCCTGTGACGCCAAGGGGCCGCTCGCCGCCCTGCTGTCGGCCTTCTTCGCGATCGATCCCGACGACGCGCGGGTGACCCTCGCCGTCACGCCCGACGAGGAGGTGCTCTCGACGGGTGCCCACGCGCTCGTCGCCGACGAGCCGTCGCTGACGGCCGCGGCCGACGCCGTGATCGTCGGCGAACCGACCGACCTCGACGTCTGTACGGCCGCGAAGGGGCGCTTCCAGGGGACGGTTCACCTCTCGGGGGCGAGCGCCCACGCGGCCGAACCCCAGTCGGGGACGAACGCGATCGCGGCGCTCGAAGAGACACTCGGAGCGATTCGCACGTTCGACGATCGCGAGGACGCGCCGCCGGCGCACCCGCAACTCGGGTCCGCGACGCTCACGCCGACCGTCGTCGAGGGCGGCGAGTCGACCAACCAGGTGCCTGCCGACTGCGCGCTGACGCTCGACCGGCGGAGCGTCCCGCCCGAGACGGCCGCCGCGTTCCACGACGCGCTGACCGACCACCTCGAAGCGGCCGTGCCAGAGGACGTCGGCGTCGAGTTCCGGTTCACGGATCGGCCGACGCCGTTTCTCGAGGCCTGGGACACCGATCCCGAGGCACGGGTGGTCGACCTGCTCGCGGACGCCGCCGGCGGCGACGTCCGCCCGTTCACCGCCGCGACGGAGGCCTCGTACTTCGCGGCCGACGCCCCGACGGTCGTCTTCGGCCCGGGCGTGCTGGCCGACGACGAGGGTGCCGTGGCCCACTCGCCGCGGGAGTACGTCCGCGTCTCGGCGGTCGAAGCCGCCGCGAGGGCACTCGAGGAGACGCTCGCCGCGCTGGTCGAGTAG
- the dapF gene encoding diaminopimelate epimerase, producing MTVPFEKYHGTGNDFLIIDADEHTVPDRGELARRECDRTDGVGADGILFLALEEAFQPPRVVMTLVQPDGETAPMCGNGARCAAEWAMQRTGTDSVMIDTQAGTLRADRTDDGVAVEMTELTFDPAGIPVDADEGVFEEEIEGLEVTMVNTGVPHAVSFVDDVDDVDLETVAPPVRHADVFPRGTNVTVASPDGDGGFSQRTYERGVEGETDSCGTGAVAIAVVARRLGYTDADPVEVRPPGGDLQVSFNDRGRAMLAGPVEHEFDGEVSVEPPIEP from the coding sequence ATGACCGTTCCATTCGAAAAGTACCACGGCACCGGCAACGACTTTCTGATCATCGACGCGGACGAACACACCGTCCCCGATCGGGGCGAACTCGCCAGACGCGAGTGCGACCGGACCGACGGCGTCGGCGCCGACGGGATCCTCTTTCTCGCGCTCGAGGAGGCGTTCCAGCCGCCGCGAGTGGTGATGACGCTGGTCCAGCCGGACGGGGAGACGGCCCCGATGTGCGGCAACGGCGCGCGCTGTGCGGCCGAGTGGGCCATGCAGCGGACGGGAACCGACAGCGTGATGATCGACACGCAGGCGGGGACCCTGCGGGCCGATCGCACCGACGACGGCGTCGCCGTCGAGATGACCGAACTCACGTTCGACCCCGCCGGGATCCCCGTCGACGCCGACGAGGGGGTCTTCGAGGAGGAGATCGAGGGACTCGAGGTGACGATGGTCAACACCGGCGTCCCGCACGCCGTCTCGTTCGTCGACGACGTGGACGACGTCGACCTCGAGACGGTCGCACCGCCGGTCCGCCACGCGGACGTCTTCCCCCGCGGGACGAACGTCACCGTGGCCAGTCCGGACGGCGACGGCGGCTTCTCCCAGCGCACCTACGAACGGGGCGTCGAGGGCGAAACCGACTCCTGTGGCACCGGCGCGGTCGCCATCGCGGTCGTGGCGCGCCGACTCGGGTACACCGACGCGGACCCGGTCGAGGTCCGACCGCCGGGCGGCGACCTGCAGGTGAGCTTCAACGATCGCGGGCGGGCGATGCTCGCCGGCCCCGTCGAACACGAGTTCGACGGCGAGGTGTCCGTCGAACCGCCGATCGAGCCGTGA
- the lysA gene encoding diaminopimelate decarboxylase — MVNQSADGVVSDTNSGDADSNENPAVRRLDDWNAEELQALVDDNGSPLYVLDLDRVRENYRRLDQAFPDAEILYAVKANALGTLLETIHEAGAGLECASAGEVTRALAAGAPGSAVRYTAVNPPARDLDVVVDAWEDHPDLTITAGAEDTIDRLADRGYDGRLCLRVNPGIGAGHHEKVRTGAAAKFGVPAERAVDVLADAADRGFDVVGIHAHVGSGVQSEQLDAHREFVSRMGDLARDVADAVGDLEFVDVGGGFGVPYREDEDPLDLDAVAEATRDAIGDIDATLSIEPGRYVVADAGVLLTDVNTVKEARETTVVGVDAGMTTLARPAMYGSYHPIRNLTADDGAARETVPQTIAGPICESGDVFCTDRELPASERGDVLAIGNAGAYGYEMANQYNTRPRPASVVLEGDEVRLARRRETIDDVTRLETDRRRSDRDSNPETGR, encoded by the coding sequence ATGGTGAATCAGTCCGCGGACGGCGTAGTATCGGACACAAATTCCGGCGACGCCGATAGCAACGAGAACCCCGCAGTACGGCGTCTCGACGACTGGAACGCCGAAGAACTGCAGGCCCTCGTCGACGACAACGGCTCGCCGCTGTACGTCCTCGACCTCGATCGGGTCCGGGAGAACTATCGGCGACTCGATCAGGCGTTTCCCGACGCGGAGATCCTCTACGCGGTGAAGGCGAACGCGCTCGGGACGCTCCTCGAGACGATCCACGAGGCCGGCGCGGGACTCGAGTGCGCCTCCGCGGGCGAAGTCACGCGGGCGCTCGCGGCGGGCGCGCCAGGATCTGCGGTCCGCTACACGGCCGTCAATCCGCCCGCCCGCGACCTCGACGTCGTCGTCGACGCGTGGGAGGACCACCCCGACCTGACGATCACCGCCGGGGCCGAGGACACGATCGATCGCCTCGCCGACCGCGGCTACGACGGGCGGCTCTGTCTCCGGGTCAACCCCGGCATCGGGGCCGGCCACCACGAGAAGGTTCGGACGGGCGCCGCCGCGAAGTTCGGCGTCCCGGCCGAGCGGGCGGTCGACGTGCTCGCCGACGCTGCCGATCGGGGATTCGACGTCGTCGGGATCCACGCTCACGTCGGCTCCGGCGTACAGAGCGAGCAGCTGGACGCCCACCGGGAGTTCGTCTCGCGGATGGGCGACCTCGCGAGGGACGTGGCCGACGCCGTCGGCGACCTCGAGTTCGTCGACGTCGGCGGCGGCTTCGGCGTCCCCTACCGCGAGGACGAGGACCCCCTCGATCTCGACGCCGTCGCCGAGGCCACCCGCGATGCGATCGGCGACATCGACGCGACGCTGTCGATCGAACCCGGCCGCTACGTCGTCGCCGACGCGGGCGTGCTCCTGACCGATGTCAACACGGTCAAAGAGGCCCGCGAAACGACCGTCGTCGGCGTCGACGCCGGGATGACGACGCTCGCCCGGCCGGCGATGTACGGCTCGTACCACCCGATCCGGAACCTGACGGCCGACGACGGCGCCGCGCGCGAGACGGTCCCGCAGACGATCGCCGGCCCGATCTGTGAGAGCGGGGACGTTTTCTGTACGGACCGCGAACTGCCCGCGAGCGAACGCGGCGACGTCCTCGCGATCGGCAACGCGGGCGCGTACGGCTACGAGATGGCGAATCAGTACAACACCCGGCCGCGGCCCGCCTCGGTCGTCCTCGAGGGCGACGAGGTCCGACTCGCGCGCCGCCGGGAAACGATCGACGACGTGACACGGCTGGAGACGGATCGACGGCGATCCGATCGCGACAGCAATCCGGAGACAGGACGATGA
- a CDS encoding 2,3,4,5-tetrahydropyridine-2,6-dicarboxylate N-succinyltransferase, with translation MSALQDEIEHLWTRYDDGDVGADSAGEDEYATLDAFLDALEAGEIRAAEKHGNAWEANEWVKQGILLNFGLRSIGQYEHGGVTYNDVLPLAETDAYSDRGSRNTPDGTVVRRGAHVGSDCILMSPAFVNIGARVGDGTLVDSCDTVGSCAQIGANVKLGANTLIGGVLEPVENAPVIVEDNVSLGAGCRVTSGFVVGENSVVGENTLLTPRIPVYDLVEEEVLYGELPADRRAFTRFVESSISDHDLFEGGAYKPAVVATDLETETLEATEREEVLRD, from the coding sequence ATGAGTGCACTACAGGACGAAATCGAACACCTCTGGACGAGATACGACGACGGCGACGTCGGCGCCGACTCGGCCGGCGAGGACGAGTACGCCACGCTCGACGCGTTCCTCGACGCCCTCGAGGCCGGCGAGATCCGCGCCGCCGAGAAGCACGGTAACGCGTGGGAGGCCAACGAGTGGGTCAAGCAGGGTATCCTGCTCAACTTCGGCCTGCGATCGATCGGCCAGTACGAGCACGGCGGCGTCACGTACAACGACGTCCTGCCGCTGGCGGAGACGGACGCGTACAGCGATCGCGGGAGCCGAAACACCCCGGACGGCACCGTCGTTCGCCGCGGGGCCCACGTCGGGTCGGACTGTATCCTGATGAGTCCGGCCTTCGTCAACATCGGCGCACGCGTCGGAGACGGCACCCTCGTGGACTCCTGCGATACCGTCGGTTCCTGCGCCCAGATCGGTGCGAACGTCAAACTCGGCGCGAACACGCTGATCGGGGGCGTGCTCGAACCCGTCGAGAACGCGCCCGTGATCGTCGAGGACAACGTCTCGCTCGGTGCCGGCTGTCGCGTCACGAGCGGCTTCGTCGTGGGCGAGAACAGCGTCGTCGGCGAAAACACCCTGTTGACACCGCGGATTCCGGTCTACGACCTCGTCGAGGAGGAGGTCCTGTACGGAGAACTCCCGGCCGATCGGCGCGCCTTCACCCGGTTCGTCGAGTCCTCGATCAGCGACCACGACCTCTTCGAGGGCGGCGCGTACAAGCCCGCCGTCGTCGCGACCGACCTCGAGACGGAGACGCTCGAGGCGACCGAACGCGAGGAGGTGCTCAGGGATTGA
- the dapB gene encoding 4-hydroxy-tetrahydrodipicolinate reductase encodes MTVRIGVTGATGRMGREVIAAADDHADCEVVLAVNRDPDDETVDGVDVEPAAEFESLVADREPTVVIDFTGPASAIDYAETCVAAGIAFVTGTTGFDDDQNAALEAASEDVPVLDAPNFARGVQALLNVVGEAVGNLPGYDVELVETHHNAKRDAPSGTAKRLLSEIEASGDFDGRTHGREGEDPREGAEIGVHALRAGDVTGEHEVVIAGNHEEVRLTHRAEDRGVFAAGAVDAAVWIAGRKAGRYEFADVIDE; translated from the coding sequence ATGACGGTCCGCATCGGCGTCACCGGCGCGACGGGCCGCATGGGCCGGGAAGTCATCGCCGCGGCCGACGACCACGCGGACTGTGAGGTCGTCCTCGCGGTCAACCGGGACCCGGACGACGAGACGGTAGACGGCGTCGACGTCGAACCCGCCGCCGAGTTCGAGTCGCTGGTCGCCGATCGAGAGCCGACCGTCGTGATCGACTTCACGGGACCGGCGTCGGCGATCGACTACGCCGAAACCTGTGTGGCGGCGGGCATCGCCTTCGTCACGGGGACGACCGGCTTCGACGACGACCAGAACGCGGCGCTCGAGGCGGCGAGCGAGGACGTCCCCGTCCTCGACGCGCCGAACTTCGCCCGGGGGGTACAGGCCCTGCTGAACGTCGTCGGCGAGGCAGTGGGGAACCTGCCGGGCTACGACGTGGAACTGGTCGAGACCCACCACAACGCGAAGCGGGACGCCCCGAGCGGCACCGCGAAGCGGCTGCTCTCCGAGATCGAAGCCAGCGGCGACTTCGATGGCCGTACGCACGGCCGCGAGGGCGAGGACCCGCGCGAGGGGGCCGAAATCGGCGTCCACGCGCTCCGTGCCGGCGACGTGACCGGCGAACACGAGGTCGTCATCGCGGGCAACCACGAGGAGGTCCGGCTCACCCATCGCGCCGAGGATCGGGGCGTCTTCGCCGCCGGGGCCGTCGACGCGGCGGTCTGGATCGCAGGACGGAAGGCGGGCCGCTACGAGTTTGCGGACGTGATCGACGAATGA
- the dapA gene encoding 4-hydroxy-tetrahydrodipicolinate synthase, which produces MSSDIDLSGVFPAMCTPFDEDERIDFETLQADAQRLEAAGVDGLVPVGSTGESATLTHDEHVRVVEAVIEAVDDVPVIAGTGSNNTREALELSERAAEAGADGLLLISPYYNKPEQRGLVEHYRTIADAVDLPQIVYNVPSRTGQNIEPDTAVELASHENIAGYKAASGDLGQIGEIAERTTDEEFAVLSGDDALTLPTVSVGGTGTISVAANIEPERTCAMVGAALDGDYERARRLHHELGPLFRALFVETNPIPVKEAMEIRGYGPARLRPPLTRLADEYRADLEAVLADLDRDSTAVADAPEGDR; this is translated from the coding sequence ATGAGCTCAGATATCGACCTTTCGGGCGTCTTTCCGGCGATGTGCACGCCCTTCGACGAGGACGAACGGATCGACTTCGAAACACTGCAGGCCGACGCCCAGCGTCTCGAGGCGGCCGGCGTCGACGGGCTCGTCCCCGTCGGCTCCACGGGCGAATCCGCGACGCTGACCCACGACGAACACGTCCGCGTCGTCGAGGCCGTCATCGAGGCCGTCGACGACGTGCCGGTCATCGCGGGCACCGGTTCGAACAACACTCGCGAGGCGCTGGAACTGTCCGAACGCGCCGCCGAGGCCGGTGCCGACGGGCTCTTGCTGATCTCGCCGTACTACAACAAGCCCGAACAGCGCGGACTCGTCGAGCACTACCGGACGATCGCCGACGCCGTCGACCTGCCACAGATCGTCTACAACGTCCCGTCGCGAACGGGCCAGAACATCGAACCCGACACGGCCGTCGAACTGGCGAGCCACGAAAACATCGCGGGATACAAGGCCGCAAGCGGCGATCTCGGCCAGATCGGCGAGATCGCAGAGCGGACGACCGACGAGGAGTTCGCGGTGCTGTCGGGCGACGACGCGCTCACGCTTCCGACCGTCTCCGTCGGCGGAACCGGGACGATCAGCGTCGCCGCGAACATCGAACCCGAGCGGACCTGCGCGATGGTCGGTGCGGCGCTGGACGGTGACTACGAGCGCGCCCGTCGGCTGCACCACGAACTCGGGCCGCTCTTCAGAGCGCTGTTCGTCGAGACCAACCCGATCCCAGTCAAGGAAGCGATGGAGATCCGCGGCTACGGCCCCGCTCGACTGCGGCCGCCGCTCACGCGACTGGCCGACGAGTACCGCGCCGACCTCGAGGCGGTCCTCGCCGACCTCGATCGCGACTCGACCGCAGTCGCGGACGCGCCAGAGGGTGATCGATGA
- a CDS encoding M48 family metallopeptidase: MTDFGLKVRMAVVGSILFAFYMLVGAFGLAMFGIGAWPLVLLGLLVLPFIQYKIGVWSATRRAEEMPEEGQYRDIHQMTESLSRDMGIEKPTLMVMDMGVPNAFATGRKGNGVVVVSTELVRLLQRDELEGVIAHELAHIKNRDVLAMVVGSSIAMMVGWVAYMVYIMSNERGIGSIIVGMVISNIAQMLVMVFVLAISRYREYVADDDARQYIGSGDPLARALEKISEGAEGRESAVDDSVSALCIFNTNRSLLAQLFATHPPTEKRIEKLRS; the protein is encoded by the coding sequence ATGACTGACTTCGGCTTGAAAGTGCGAATGGCGGTCGTCGGATCGATCCTGTTCGCGTTCTACATGCTGGTCGGCGCGTTCGGGCTGGCGATGTTCGGCATCGGCGCGTGGCCGCTGGTCCTGCTCGGTCTCCTCGTCCTCCCGTTCATCCAGTACAAGATCGGCGTCTGGTCCGCGACCAGGCGCGCCGAGGAGATGCCCGAGGAGGGCCAGTACCGGGATATCCATCAGATGACCGAGTCCCTCTCCCGGGACATGGGTATCGAGAAACCCACGCTGATGGTCATGGACATGGGCGTCCCGAACGCCTTCGCGACCGGCCGGAAGGGCAACGGCGTCGTCGTCGTCTCGACGGAACTCGTCCGGCTCCTCCAGCGCGACGAACTCGAGGGCGTGATCGCCCACGAACTCGCCCACATCAAGAACCGCGACGTCCTCGCGATGGTCGTCGGCAGTTCCATCGCGATGATGGTCGGCTGGGTCGCCTACATGGTCTACATCATGAGCAACGAGCGCGGAATCGGCAGCATCATCGTCGGGATGGTCATCTCCAACATCGCACAGATGCTCGTGATGGTCTTCGTGCTCGCCATCTCGCGGTACCGCGAGTACGTCGCCGACGACGACGCACGCCAGTACATCGGCAGCGGCGACCCGCTCGCACGCGCACTCGAGAAGATCTCGGAGGGTGCCGAGGGCCGGGAGTCGGCGGTCGACGACAGCGTGAGCGCGCTGTGTATCTTCAACACGAACCGGAGCCTCCTGGCGCAGCTGTTCGCCACCCACCCGCCGACCGAGAAGCGGATCGAAAAGCTCCGCAGCTGA
- a CDS encoding NYN domain-containing protein: MTEIHPGQRVAVLVDAQNLYHTAQSLHSRNIDYSALLDKAVQDRQLTRAIAYVIRADSPEEESFFEALVDIGFETKIKDIKTFADGSKKADWDVGMSLDAVTLANHVDTVVLCTGDGDFSRLCSHLRHEGVRVEVMAFESSTAEELIAEAESFLDLGERHETFLL; this comes from the coding sequence ATGACCGAGATTCATCCAGGCCAGCGCGTCGCCGTCCTCGTCGACGCCCAGAACCTCTATCACACGGCCCAGAGCCTCCACAGCCGCAACATCGACTACTCCGCACTGCTCGACAAGGCGGTCCAGGACCGCCAGTTGACGCGTGCGATCGCCTACGTCATCCGGGCCGATTCCCCGGAAGAGGAGAGCTTCTTCGAGGCCCTGGTTGACATCGGCTTCGAGACGAAGATCAAGGACATCAAGACGTTCGCCGACGGTTCGAAGAAGGCCGACTGGGACGTCGGGATGAGCCTCGACGCGGTGACGCTCGCCAACCACGTCGACACGGTCGTGCTCTGTACCGGCGACGGGGACTTCTCGCGGCTCTGTTCGCACCTGCGCCACGAGGGCGTTCGCGTCGAGGTGATGGCCTTCGAGTCCTCGACCGCGGAGGAACTGATCGCGGAGGCAGAATCCTTCCTCGACCTCGGCGAACGCCACGAAACCTTCCTCCTCTGA
- a CDS encoding PUA domain-containing protein, whose translation MTDPADGSAGLAQLRTIADYQFGAGAGRALFPPDESLRIKRTSSGRPQQVHGVDGRIVSFGIDGRFTLGIDGGRRLDAALEEPAYRVVVDDESEPFVRDEKNVFAKFVVDAGPEIRPGDEVVVTHERGEVLAVGRAELDAAAIADFDTGMAVNVREGAPAEH comes from the coding sequence ATGACCGATCCAGCCGACGGGAGCGCGGGTCTGGCCCAGCTCCGGACGATCGCGGACTACCAGTTCGGTGCCGGCGCGGGACGAGCGCTGTTCCCGCCCGACGAGTCGTTGAGGATCAAGCGGACCTCCTCGGGCCGGCCCCAGCAGGTCCACGGCGTGGACGGTCGGATCGTCTCGTTCGGGATCGACGGCCGGTTCACGCTCGGCATCGACGGCGGTCGCCGACTGGATGCGGCCCTCGAGGAACCGGCCTACCGCGTCGTCGTCGACGACGAGAGCGAACCCTTCGTCCGCGACGAGAAGAACGTCTTCGCGAAGTTCGTCGTCGACGCCGGCCCGGAGATCCGGCCGGGCGACGAAGTGGTGGTCACCCACGAGCGCGGCGAGGTGCTCGCGGTCGGCCGCGCGGAACTCGACGCGGCGGCGATCGCGGACTTCGACACCGGGATGGCCGTGAACGTTCGCGAAGGTGCGCCCGCTGAGCACTGA
- a CDS encoding nascent polypeptide-associated complex protein has translation MFGGGGGLNPRKMEQMMEQMGIDVEDIDAEEVIIRTDEYDLVFGDAEVTKMDARGQETYQVIGSPEQVESGTAGGDADAGGDAGPSIPDEDVELVAGRAGVSEDEAREALEANDGDLAAAVESLE, from the coding sequence ATGTTTGGAGGAGGCGGCGGACTCAATCCGCGCAAGATGGAACAGATGATGGAGCAGATGGGCATCGACGTCGAGGACATCGACGCCGAGGAGGTCATCATCCGGACCGACGAGTACGACCTCGTGTTTGGGGACGCCGAAGTCACGAAGATGGACGCTCGCGGACAGGAGACCTACCAGGTCATCGGCTCGCCGGAACAGGTCGAGTCGGGCACGGCCGGCGGCGACGCTGACGCCGGTGGCGACGCCGGGCCGTCGATCCCGGACGAGGACGTCGAACTCGTCGCCGGTCGCGCCGGCGTCAGCGAGGACGAGGCCCGCGAGGCGCTCGAGGCGAACGACGGCGACCTCGCCGCCGCAGTCGAGTCCCTCGAGTGA
- a CDS encoding methyltransferase domain-containing protein encodes MSQPVLLVRGDREYLVEPGTEKGTDLGVLEIPADVDPGDTIETHLGNEFRVRRLRGPDLFHHFERTGAPMVPRDVGLVIGETGVSRGDRILDAGTGTGVLAASMARAGASVVTYEQDPDFADVARENMALGGVADAVDVRTGDVTDDVDDLEPSSFDVVTLDTADAPAMVARTPELLVEGGFVAVYSPFVESTREVARTAREAGLSNVRTRETIQREMDFDDRGSRPSTAPVGHTGYLTIARNE; translated from the coding sequence GTGAGTCAGCCGGTCCTGCTGGTCCGCGGCGATCGCGAGTACCTCGTCGAACCCGGCACGGAGAAAGGCACCGACCTCGGGGTCCTCGAGATTCCCGCCGACGTCGACCCCGGCGACACGATCGAGACGCATCTCGGGAACGAGTTCCGGGTACGCCGACTCCGGGGACCGGACCTGTTCCACCACTTCGAGCGGACCGGCGCGCCGATGGTCCCGCGCGACGTCGGCCTGGTGATCGGCGAAACCGGCGTCTCGCGGGGCGATCGCATCCTCGACGCGGGGACCGGGACGGGCGTCCTCGCGGCGTCGATGGCCCGGGCCGGCGCGTCGGTCGTGACCTACGAACAGGATCCCGACTTCGCCGACGTCGCCCGCGAGAACATGGCGCTGGGCGGCGTCGCCGACGCCGTCGACGTCCGGACCGGCGACGTCACCGACGACGTGGACGACCTCGAGCCCTCGTCGTTCGACGTGGTCACGCTCGACACCGCGGACGCGCCCGCGATGGTCGCTCGCACGCCCGAGTTGCTCGTCGAGGGCGGGTTCGTCGCGGTCTACAGCCCGTTCGTCGAGTCGACCCGGGAGGTCGCCCGGACGGCACGCGAGGCGGGCCTGTCGAACGTCCGGACCCGCGAGACGATCCAGCGGGAGATGGACTTCGACGATCGCGGCTCGCGGCCGTCGACGGCTCCCGTCGGCCACACGGGCTACCTGACGATCGCCCGGAACGAGTAG
- a CDS encoding transcription factor S — MEFCDECGSMMKAEDGIWECGSCGFTKPKGDAAEYTITEDQEASEIIESSEETSLPETDAHCPECGNDRAYWYMQQIRSADESETRFFICSECEHKWREDDN, encoded by the coding sequence ATGGAATTCTGCGACGAATGCGGTTCGATGATGAAAGCGGAGGACGGCATCTGGGAGTGTGGGAGTTGCGGCTTCACGAAGCCGAAAGGCGACGCCGCCGAGTACACGATCACGGAAGACCAGGAGGCGAGCGAGATCATCGAGTCCTCGGAGGAGACGTCGCTGCCCGAAACCGACGCCCACTGCCCCGAGTGCGGGAACGATCGGGCCTACTGGTACATGCAACAGATCCGCTCGGCCGACGAGTCCGAGACGCGCTTTTTCATCTGTTCTGAGTGCGAGCACAAGTGGCGCGAAGACGACAACTGA